In a single window of the BD1-7 clade bacterium genome:
- the ppiD_1 gene encoding Peptidyl-prolyl cis-trans isomerase D, with product MKYISVLLSVLVMAACGSDKDSPLDEYTFVPEVEGKDVVAKVGDSEITKGELSHQLSYYSTGPMNIQQKDVDIILAKMIDDELLAKRAMEIGFSRSPEFLVNQRKLLAFEYRRFIEAEINKKVRVTDADIEAYYEGHKLNFEKPAMYRMAIFKTSTSGKTQIKHLKEQAEKLELEKGFGALSRSSDHMSTRSRGGKLAWLGENSSMAGVPDDVIVAGKRLKLGNVSEEILIGDDIYLARLIATKPGAVVSLSQVKTDIREKLLAKSRQEYLQMYLEDAKSAYPVNIVKTKIQKNNVSQPEAPAGPPGFPVQ from the coding sequence ATGAAGTATATAAGCGTGCTGCTGTCAGTACTGGTCATGGCTGCCTGCGGTTCTGATAAAGACTCGCCTTTGGATGAATACACATTTGTTCCTGAGGTTGAAGGCAAGGATGTTGTTGCAAAAGTAGGTGACTCTGAAATTACCAAAGGTGAATTGAGTCACCAGTTGAGTTACTACTCAACAGGGCCGATGAACATTCAGCAAAAAGACGTCGATATCATTTTGGCAAAAATGATTGACGATGAACTTTTAGCCAAGAGGGCCATGGAAATCGGTTTTTCGCGTTCACCAGAATTTTTGGTCAATCAAAGAAAGCTGTTGGCATTTGAATATCGACGATTTATAGAAGCAGAAATTAATAAGAAAGTGCGTGTAACCGATGCGGACATCGAAGCATATTACGAAGGTCATAAGTTGAATTTTGAGAAGCCAGCCATGTATCGAATGGCGATATTCAAGACATCCACGTCAGGGAAAACGCAAATCAAACATTTGAAGGAGCAAGCGGAAAAACTCGAGCTTGAAAAGGGTTTTGGTGCACTCTCTCGTTCCTCCGATCATATGAGCACCCGTAGTCGTGGCGGAAAATTAGCATGGTTAGGAGAGAATTCGTCTATGGCAGGAGTTCCGGACGACGTCATTGTTGCAGGTAAACGATTAAAACTCGGTAATGTTTCTGAAGAAATTCTGATTGGTGATGACATCTATCTCGCTCGGCTGATCGCGACAAAACCCGGTGCAGTAGTGTCGCTGTCTCAGGTAAAGACAGATATTCGCGAAAAGCTGCTCGCAAAAAGTCGGCAAGAGTATCTCCAGATGTATCTGGAGGATGCGAAGTCTGCATACCCCGTCAATATTGTGAAGACAAAAATCCAAAAGAATAACGTTAGCCAGCCAGAAGCTCCGGCGGGGCCGCCGGGATTTCCCGTCCAGTAA
- a CDS encoding Uncharacterised protein (UPF0098 protein YbcL): MIPKIRLLPTTLAFIAGVLMTSTASAFTLTSTDFKDGQRVPNEQVFNIEGCNGKNVSPQISWRDLPKGTKSVAVTLFDPDAVGNGWWHWIVIDIPASYNALKKGAGDESSPQLPHEAQVVKNDYGLYQYSGPCPPKGSGKHRYQLTVYAMKDAVPGISADIAPATAAFLLRNEAIAKKTIEVYFER, encoded by the coding sequence ATGATACCCAAAATCAGATTGCTACCGACCACACTCGCATTCATTGCGGGCGTGCTCATGACATCAACGGCATCGGCATTCACGCTGACAAGTACCGATTTCAAAGACGGCCAACGTGTACCCAACGAACAAGTCTTCAATATCGAAGGCTGCAACGGCAAAAATGTGTCACCACAAATTAGCTGGCGTGATCTGCCCAAAGGCACGAAGAGCGTTGCAGTGACCTTGTTTGACCCCGATGCTGTCGGCAATGGGTGGTGGCATTGGATTGTGATCGACATTCCGGCATCTTACAACGCGCTTAAGAAAGGCGCGGGTGACGAATCGTCGCCGCAATTACCTCACGAAGCTCAGGTGGTAAAAAATGACTACGGGCTTTATCAATATTCCGGCCCGTGCCCACCCAAAGGCTCAGGTAAACATCGGTATCAGTTAACCGTTTATGCGATGAAAGATGCAGTGCCCGGCATCAGTGCCGACATCGCACCCGCCACAGCCGCGTTTTTATTAAGAAACGAAGCCATTGCCAAAAAAACGATTGAGGTTTATTTCGAACGTTAG
- the fadA_1 gene encoding 3-ketoacyl-CoA thiolase, whose amino-acid sequence MREAVIVATARTGLAKSFRGSFNDTESPAMGGHVVRAVVEKAGIDPATVEDCLFGAAAQQGTQAYNLGRLCAIAGGLPDTTPGMAMERQCSSGLMTIATAAKSIMCNEYDVAVAGGVESISLTQNKHKNTYRNVSKTVLEVDPTAYIPMIETAEIVAERYNITREEQDAYSLISQQRTAAAQQNGAFESEIVPMKAVKSVFNKETKEVTYEEVIVDRDECNRPGTTAESLASLEPVWKDGKWVQEGKYITAGNASQLSDGAAACLVMEAGKAKELGLEPLGIYRGLAVAGCKADEMGIGPVFAIPKLLEKHGLTVDDIGLWEINEAFASQVVYCQKELGIDIEKLNVNGGAISIGHPFGMSGARMVGSALLEGKRRGVKYVVISMCIGGGMGAAGLFEIA is encoded by the coding sequence ATGAGAGAAGCAGTAATCGTAGCAACCGCTCGAACCGGTTTGGCTAAATCTTTCCGTGGCTCATTCAACGACACTGAATCCCCAGCAATGGGCGGACACGTTGTTCGCGCTGTTGTTGAAAAAGCAGGCATCGACCCTGCAACTGTTGAGGACTGTCTGTTTGGTGCAGCAGCACAACAGGGCACACAAGCTTACAACCTAGGTCGTTTATGCGCGATCGCAGGTGGCTTGCCAGATACTACACCGGGTATGGCAATGGAGCGTCAGTGTTCTTCAGGCCTGATGACTATCGCAACTGCTGCAAAAAGCATCATGTGTAACGAGTATGACGTTGCTGTTGCTGGTGGCGTAGAGTCAATTTCTCTGACTCAAAACAAGCACAAGAACACCTACCGCAATGTTTCAAAAACCGTACTGGAAGTGGATCCTACTGCTTACATTCCGATGATTGAAACTGCAGAAATCGTTGCAGAGCGTTACAACATCACTCGTGAAGAGCAAGATGCTTACTCTCTGATCAGCCAACAGCGTACAGCTGCTGCTCAGCAAAATGGTGCCTTTGAATCTGAAATCGTACCGATGAAAGCGGTTAAGTCAGTTTTCAATAAAGAAACCAAAGAAGTCACTTACGAAGAAGTGATTGTTGATCGTGACGAGTGTAATCGTCCGGGTACTACCGCTGAAAGTTTGGCATCACTTGAGCCAGTATGGAAAGACGGTAAATGGGTACAAGAAGGCAAATACATCACTGCCGGTAACGCATCTCAGTTGTCTGACGGCGCTGCAGCATGTTTGGTGATGGAAGCTGGCAAAGCGAAAGAACTGGGTCTTGAGCCTCTGGGTATTTACCGTGGTTTGGCTGTTGCTGGTTGTAAAGCTGACGAAATGGGCATTGGCCCTGTTTTCGCCATTCCTAAGTTGCTTGAAAAGCACGGTTTGACAGTTGATGACATCGGTTTGTGGGAAATCAACGAAGCCTTCGCTAGCCAAGTGGTTTACTGCCAAAAAGAACTGGGTATCGATATTGAGAAGCTGAACGTTAATGGCGGCGCTATCTCAATTGGTCACCCGTTCGGTATGTCTGGTGCACGTATGGTGGGTTCTGCGTTGCTTGAAGGTAAGCGTCGTGGCGTTAAATACGTCGTTATCAGCATGTGTATCGGTGGCGGTATGGGTGCTGCAGGCTTGTTCGAAATCGCTTAA
- the fabG2 gene encoding putative oxidoreductase, protein MYDVKNPQYVEGKNLIAGKSVLITAAAGAGIGGSAAKRAIEEGARALVISDVHEGRLEKSVAELKELTGKDNVWGKLCNVCDEDEVQALIAFSEEKLGGVDILINNAGLGTSKELIDMEDSEWDKVIQVTLYGTMRMTRHMMRVMKERGEGGVIVNNASVLGWRAQKEQAHYAAAKAGVMALTRCAALEAAEFNVRINAVAPSIAMHPMLRKSAPADLLAELEAKEAFGRAAEVWEVANVMMFLASDYSSYLTGEIISTSSQRA, encoded by the coding sequence ATGTATGATGTAAAAAACCCACAATACGTTGAAGGCAAAAACCTGATCGCTGGTAAATCAGTGTTGATCACTGCTGCTGCGGGCGCAGGAATCGGTGGTTCTGCGGCAAAGCGTGCGATTGAAGAAGGCGCACGTGCATTGGTTATTTCTGACGTGCACGAAGGCCGTTTGGAAAAGTCCGTTGCAGAATTGAAAGAGCTGACTGGCAAAGACAACGTCTGGGGCAAGCTGTGTAATGTTTGCGACGAAGACGAAGTACAAGCACTGATCGCGTTTTCTGAAGAGAAACTTGGTGGTGTTGATATCCTGATCAACAATGCTGGCCTGGGTACGTCCAAAGAGCTGATCGATATGGAAGACAGCGAGTGGGATAAGGTTATTCAAGTCACCCTGTACGGAACCATGCGTATGACGCGTCACATGATGCGTGTGATGAAAGAACGTGGTGAAGGCGGTGTTATCGTTAACAACGCATCCGTTCTAGGCTGGCGTGCACAGAAAGAACAAGCGCACTACGCAGCAGCTAAAGCTGGCGTTATGGCGCTGACACGTTGTGCAGCACTCGAAGCCGCTGAATTTAACGTACGTATCAACGCAGTAGCGCCATCGATCGCGATGCACCCTATGTTACGTAAGTCTGCCCCAGCTGATCTGTTAGCCGAGCTGGAAGCAAAAGAAGCCTTTGGCCGTGCTGCTGAAGTATGGGAAGTTGCGAATGTGATGATGTTCTTGGCATCAGACTACTCGTCTTACCTAACCGGCGAAATTATCTCAACATCAAGCCAGCGCGCTTAA
- a CDS encoding Putative acyl-CoA dehydrogenase FadE17, producing the protein MKLTFSAADEQFREEVATWLKANLVGEFEQLKFRGGPGDEHMFPEERKKWEQKLAEGGWTCVGWPTENGGRGCSIEQQVIFNEEYARSGAPGHVGHIGEGLAGPTIIAFGTDEQKKKYLPGIVAGKELWCQGYSEPGAGSDLANVKTKARFDEAKGKWIINGQKVWTSLAHESDYVFVIARTDPDSVAHRGLGFFLMKMDQPGIEVRGIEQLTGTSEFNEVFFDDAECDAGDIVGKPGDGWKVAMGLLGFERGVSTLGQQMQFQNELNQVIEIAKENGAAKDPTIRQRIAKAHAGLKIMRYNSMRTLSGDAGDGSLQKEALMYKLYWATWHRDLGELAMDVMGPECEMLDAGPYELSRLQSMYLFVRSDTIYGGTNQIQRNIIAERGLGMPKEPKVVIKAD; encoded by the coding sequence ATGAAATTGACATTTAGTGCTGCAGACGAACAATTCCGCGAAGAAGTTGCTACCTGGCTGAAAGCCAATCTGGTGGGCGAATTTGAACAACTGAAATTCCGCGGCGGCCCCGGTGACGAACATATGTTCCCGGAAGAGCGTAAAAAGTGGGAACAAAAACTGGCCGAAGGCGGCTGGACGTGTGTCGGTTGGCCAACAGAGAACGGCGGCCGTGGTTGCTCCATTGAGCAACAGGTAATCTTCAACGAAGAATACGCCCGTTCTGGTGCGCCGGGTCATGTTGGCCATATTGGTGAAGGTTTGGCGGGGCCAACCATCATTGCGTTTGGTACCGACGAACAAAAGAAAAAATACCTGCCGGGTATTGTTGCTGGTAAAGAGCTGTGGTGTCAGGGCTATTCTGAGCCGGGTGCCGGTTCTGATTTGGCTAACGTAAAAACCAAAGCGCGTTTTGATGAAGCTAAAGGCAAGTGGATTATTAACGGCCAGAAGGTATGGACCTCATTGGCCCATGAATCCGATTATGTGTTTGTTATTGCACGTACCGATCCAGATTCTGTGGCACATCGCGGTTTGGGCTTCTTCTTGATGAAGATGGATCAACCCGGTATTGAAGTGCGCGGTATTGAGCAGCTGACCGGAACCTCTGAATTTAACGAAGTCTTTTTTGACGACGCAGAGTGCGATGCAGGCGATATTGTTGGTAAGCCCGGTGATGGCTGGAAAGTCGCAATGGGTTTGCTCGGTTTTGAGCGTGGTGTATCAACACTGGGCCAGCAGATGCAGTTTCAGAATGAACTGAATCAAGTGATCGAGATTGCCAAAGAAAATGGCGCTGCGAAAGATCCCACCATTCGACAGCGTATTGCCAAGGCTCACGCGGGTTTGAAGATCATGCGTTACAACAGCATGCGTACCTTATCCGGTGATGCGGGTGATGGTTCTTTGCAGAAAGAAGCGCTGATGTACAAGCTGTATTGGGCGACTTGGCACCGTGATTTGGGCGAATTGGCGATGGATGTGATGGGCCCTGAATGTGAAATGTTAGACGCCGGCCCATATGAGTTGTCGCGCTTGCAATCCATGTATCTGTTTGTACGTTCTGATACCATCTACGGCGGTACTAACCAGATTCAGCGCAATATTATCGCTGAGCGTGGTTTAGGTATGCCAAAAGAGCCAAAAGTCGTTATTAAAGCCGATTAA
- the acdA_2 gene encoding Acyl-CoA dehydrogenase: MEFAFTEEQQMIRDTAESFLTDVSASEAIRAAMATEQGYDSELWSRICTELYFQAVTIPEDFGGMGLGYVELVAVMEQMGRFLLCAPYFSTVCMASTALLVAANEEQQAEYFGKILEGETATLAFTANGKWDANGVEATFKKDGDSIVLNGSYRYVIDGHTAQNLVLAAREEGTSGDDGIALFVLPADTAGVTRTWLPTMDQTRKQAQIELVNVALTSANLMAENAADDLAKILDLATICLAAEQVGGAAQILDMTVAYTKERVQFNRPVASFQSVKHKAADMMTKAEAARSGVYYAACIAQDALVNGPLAGELREAASIIKSDVSDAYFQNAGDAIQLHGGVGFTWEYDVHMYFKRAKATEHFLGNASYHRERLAELLLD; this comes from the coding sequence ATGGAATTCGCTTTCACCGAAGAGCAACAAATGATCCGCGATACCGCGGAGAGTTTTCTGACTGATGTATCCGCATCAGAGGCCATTCGTGCTGCCATGGCCACTGAACAAGGCTATGACAGCGAGCTGTGGTCACGAATTTGTACCGAGCTGTATTTTCAGGCAGTGACCATTCCGGAAGACTTTGGCGGAATGGGCCTGGGTTACGTCGAATTGGTCGCCGTGATGGAGCAAATGGGGCGCTTCTTGTTGTGTGCACCGTACTTTTCAACCGTTTGTATGGCTAGCACCGCATTGTTGGTTGCTGCCAATGAAGAGCAACAAGCTGAGTACTTCGGCAAGATTCTCGAAGGAGAAACCGCAACATTGGCGTTCACTGCTAACGGTAAGTGGGATGCAAACGGTGTTGAAGCGACCTTCAAAAAAGACGGCGATAGCATCGTATTAAACGGCAGCTACCGTTACGTGATCGACGGCCACACTGCACAAAACCTTGTGCTGGCTGCTCGCGAAGAAGGTACATCGGGTGACGACGGTATTGCATTGTTTGTATTGCCGGCTGACACCGCAGGCGTTACCCGCACTTGGTTGCCAACGATGGATCAAACCCGCAAACAAGCACAAATTGAGCTTGTGAATGTGGCGCTGACATCTGCCAATTTAATGGCAGAGAATGCAGCTGACGACCTAGCTAAGATTCTTGATCTGGCGACCATTTGCCTTGCCGCAGAGCAGGTTGGTGGTGCTGCGCAGATACTGGATATGACGGTTGCTTACACCAAAGAGCGTGTGCAATTTAATCGCCCGGTGGCAAGCTTTCAGAGTGTTAAACACAAAGCAGCAGACATGATGACCAAAGCCGAAGCCGCGCGCTCCGGTGTCTACTACGCAGCGTGTATTGCACAAGATGCATTAGTTAACGGCCCATTAGCCGGTGAGCTGCGTGAAGCGGCCAGCATCATTAAATCGGATGTGTCCGATGCGTACTTCCAGAATGCTGGTGATGCCATCCAGTTGCATGGCGGCGTTGGTTTTACGTGGGAATACGACGTACATATGTATTTCAAACGTGCTAAAGCTACTGAACATTTCCTCGGCAATGCCAGCTACCACCGTGAGCGTCTGGCTGAGCTGTTGTTGGATTAA